Genomic DNA from Nonomuraea rubra:
TGGCGGAAGGAGGAGATCCGCTCGGTCACGGTGATCGCGTGGTCGGCCGCGTCGCGCAGGTAGCTCTGCAGCTCGTCGGTCACCCCGTACTTGCGCGCCCCCGCGATGAACCCGTGGATCATCCCGACCAGCGGCGCCGTGGCCCGCTGGAACTCGATCACCTCGCCCGACAGGTCGTACACGCGCCGCGACACCGACGGGTCGCCGCCGAAGACCTGGACCTCGATCTCCTCGATGTCCTTCTGCAGCCCGGCCACCACCGGCGCGTACCCGTCGACCACGGCGTCGAGGATGGCGTACAGAACGGCCTGCGGGCCCTGCCGCAGCAGTTCGGGGTCGGACTCCATGCGCTTGCGGACGGCCTGCAGGTCGGGGGCCTCGGCGTGGCGTACGGTGATGACGAAGTTGGGGCCGACGAAGACGTGCACCTCGCCGAACGCGACCTCCTCCACGTCGTCGAGGTAGCGCGCGGCGCGCAGCACCACGAACAGCGTGTCGCCGTAGCGGTCGGCCTTGGGGCGCTGGGAGCCGACGATGGCGTCCTCCAGCGCCAGCTCGTGCAGCTCGAACTCCTCGCCGAGCTTGACCAGCTCCCACTCCTTCGGACGGTACAGCCCGATCCAGGCCATGGCGTCCGGCATCTGCTTGAGGCGTTCGAAGGCGTCGGCGAGCGAGCCGGGGTTGTCGACCCGCTCGCCGTTCTGGTAAATGGCGTTGTCGATGACCGTGGGGCGGTAGGGGCGTTCCTCGGCGGCACGCGGGTCCATCGAGTGCTCGGGCGCCTCCTCGCGTGAGTCCCCGCTGCGCCTGAACCCCTTGACCCTGGCCATCGTCCCTCCTTCATCGCGTTACGACGGGCTCATCTCGTCGAGCCGCTGCGTCGCGCGGTCCCTGATGGTCTTGCGCCACAACGGTGTCCATCCGAACAAAAGCCCATGAGGCCTGCCAAGTGCCATCTTCGACCATCGACGGAAATCGAACTCGTCGTGATGGCGAACAATCAGGTCGTCCTCGAACCTGAACAGCGAGTCGATCTCGTTGACGACCTCGCGCCCCGTGCTGT
This window encodes:
- the corA gene encoding magnesium/cobalt transporter CorA; translated protein: MARVKGFRRSGDSREEAPEHSMDPRAAEERPYRPTVIDNAIYQNGERVDNPGSLADAFERLKQMPDAMAWIGLYRPKEWELVKLGEEFELHELALEDAIVGSQRPKADRYGDTLFVVLRAARYLDDVEEVAFGEVHVFVGPNFVITVRHAEAPDLQAVRKRMESDPELLRQGPQAVLYAILDAVVDGYAPVVAGLQKDIEEIEVQVFGGDPSVSRRVYDLSGEVIEFQRATAPLVGMIHGFIAGARKYGVTDELQSYLRDAADHAITVTERISSFRQMLQNILVVNSTLVTQAQNAEMARMTEASIQQGEEVKKISAWAAILFAPTLVGTVYGMNFDFMPETHWAFGYPFAIVLMAAVCVALYTVFKRRNWL